The Rubrobacter calidifluminis region GATATCCGCGGTCCAGAAGCCCGGAGTGTCGACGGTGGCCCTGTTGCGGGACGAGGACACGATGGAGCGCATAGTCGGGATAGAGCTCGGCGCCGACTACTACATGCGCTCACCGGTGAACCCGAGGGAGCTGGTGGCGCGCGTCAAGCAGATCTTCCGCAAGCGGGAGCTGGCGAGCAGCATCTCGGAGATCTCCGGCCGGGTAAGGGTCGGAGATCTCGAGATCGATCCCGAGCGGGTGGAGGTGCGCAAGGGGGGCAGGGAGATCCTGCTCTCCCCCAGGGAGTTCAAGCTGCTGCACACGCTGGCGCAGAGTCCGGGGAGGGTTTTTCCGCGCGATGCTTTGCTGCGCCAGGTGTGGGGCGAGGACGAGTACATAGACGAGCGCACGGTCAACGTCTACATCCAGAGGCTCAGAACCAAGCTCGGGGACAACCCGAACAACCCCAAGCTCATCGAGACCGTGCGCGGCTTCGGCTACCGCTTCATCTCCCCGCCTCCTTCCTGAGGAGGATTCATGTGATCAGGTTCCGCGACCGGTCAGAGGCGGGCCAGAGGCTCGCGGAGGCTCTGGAGGCGGAATACTCCGGGCGTGCGGATGTTGTGGTCCTCGGGCTTCCGCGGGGCGGGATCGTGGTGGCGGCGGAGATCTCCTGTCGGCTGGGAGTTCCGCTGGACATGGTCGCGGTACGCAAGCTCGGCGCCCCGATGCAACCGGAGCTCGCGATAGGAGC contains the following coding sequences:
- a CDS encoding response regulator transcription factor is translated as MDEGEGCSSILDASVLLVIGDDEERLRLRRALAGEGWRVLPAGSGAQARQLAENQSFDVAVVDNRLPDERGFRVISAVQKPGVSTVALLRDEDTMERIVGIELGADYYMRSPVNPRELVARVKQIFRKRELASSISEISGRVRVGDLEIDPERVEVRKGGREILLSPREFKLLHTLAQSPGRVFPRDALLRQVWGEDEYIDERTVNVYIQRLRTKLGDNPNNPKLIETVRGFGYRFISPPPS